A segment of the Sanyastnella coralliicola genome:
TCTTTAATCGAACATCATGACCACAAATAATATCCAAGATTCTGTCAAGAACTACTATGGAGAAGTTCTTGAGACCAAAGCAGACCTTAAAACCTCTGCATGTTGTCCAACAGAAGCCATGCCTAAGCACCTTCGTCCGCTAGTGAAGAATGTGCACAAAGAAATCAAAGACAAGTTCTACGGCTGTGGATCACCGATTCCACATGCACTCGAAGGTATGACCGTAGTTGACCTTGGGTGTGGAACGGGGCGCGATGCCTACGTGCTTTCTCAGTTGGTGGGTCCAACGGGAAAAGTCATCGGAATTGACATGACCGAGGAGCAGCTTGAGGTGGCTAACCGTCATGTTGATTACCACATGGAGAAGTTTGGGTTTAATGCGCCGAACATTGAATTCCGCCACGGTTTAATTGAGGATCTGGCTTCAGCTGGTCTAGAAGACAACTCTGTTGACTTGGTTGTGTCAAATTGTGTAATCAACCTTTCAGCTGACAAGACGAAGGTTTTCAAAGAGATCTTCCGCGTGTTGAAGCCAGGTGGAGAGATGTACTTCAGTGATGTATTTAGTGGTCGCCGTATTCCTAAGGCTATCGCCGAAGACGATGTCTTGCTCGGGGAATGCTTGGGTGGTGCCATGTACACTGAAGACTTCCGTCGTGCCCTGCGTAATCTAGGATGCCTTGACTACCGCGTAGTATCAAGCGGGGTGATTGACATCGAGGATGAAGAGCTCTACGCTAAAGCGGGAATGATTGATTTCTACTCATTGACGGTTCGTACTTTCAAAGTAGACTTCGAAGACATCTGCGAAGACTACGGACATGTCGCTTACTACAATGGAACGATTCCTCATGCACCACACAGCTTTGTGTTAGACGACCATCACGAGTTCCAAACAGGGATGCCTGTACCGGTATGTGGAAACACTGCTCGCATGTTGGCAGATACGCGATTCGCCTCACACTTCCGTGTAGTGGGTGACTTTAGCACACACTTCGGACCATTTGATAAGGGAAGCGATGAGAGCAAAGGCAATGATTTGCCTGCAGCTTGTTGCTGATAATCAAAGCATAAGAATCAAATAGTAGTAGCTGCTTAAGGTGTTGCTTATCTGGCACTTTAATCAGTCTATCGTTACTTTTGTACCCCTGAACCGGTATTTAGAATCATTCTTTGATCTAGTTTTTTTCCTTTTCTTATCTTAGGAATCCAAACTAGCAAAAAATGACAGCTAAACATCTGATTTTCTCAACGGCATTCGTGCTGTTGAGCCTAGTTGGTATTGGCCAAGACAAGACAGCACCGTCTGACGTCGAAGCGGCCACCATTCAAACCAACAAAATGGTCGAGCTACTCAATCTCGATCAAGCTCAAAAAGAGCAGGTCTATCAAATTAACCTTGAAACGGTCAAAGAGATCAGCGCTATGAAAACGAGCGCCGGATCCCAAGTCGGTTGGGACCAACTCGCTCCTGTTGTAAAGACACAACAAGACCGCATTGCTGCGCTTCTGACAGCAGATCAAAAAGTCCTTTTCAAGGAAATGAACGATCGTTACCGCGAGCGTATGATCGAACGTTCAGAAAAGAAATAGCCACAACTCAACCTTTCCTAAAATGTCAAATAAGAAGTTCACATTGGTGGATGCAGATATCTCCACCGTGAAAGAAAGTCCGGCTTCTTCTCGTCCAAAATACTGGACAAAAGCAAGCAGCGTTGTTATCGCTCTTGCTGTAGGAAGTGCGGCATTGTCAGGATGTTCTGACGACAAGCCATGTACTGACGCAGACCGTGGCGCAGACCCATATGTATACGATACAGGCCAATTTGCCGATCCTTATGATTTCGGAGGTGATAGCGACACAGGTGTTGCTGATCCAGCAGGGAACGGGGATCTATGTAGAGATTACGACTAAGAAAAACCATGTTCGATATTAATCAATTGTTCAGCCCACTTTCGTGGGCTGAATTCATTTCAGAATACTTCGAGAAAAAGCACCTGCTCATCTCTAGAAATGACCCGCATTACTACGATGAAGTAGTCACGTTAGAAGATGTAGATGAGGTGATTTTCTCCCAGAAGATCAATCACCCCGCATTTCGAGTAGTTGATTCAAAAACGGGTGAGTTCCCTGATCCGAGGCGCTACACTCAGAATGGAACTTCATCCATTAATCCGGTAGAATTCTGCCGAGAGTATACTGAGGGAGGAACACTCGCGCTCGCTGGGATGCAACATCATGTGCGTTCGCTTCGAGCGTTCTGTAACAACCTACAGCGCGCTTACGGACATCCGACCCAGACCAATCTCTACTTGACGCCTCAAGATGCTCAAGGTTTTTCTCCTCACTACGACAACCACGATGTCATCGTGCTTCAAATCCATGGTAAAAAACACTGGAGACTGTATGAGTCAGACATGAACTTGCCGGATAAATCCATGCCTTTTCAGAAAGAAGGGTTCACTCCTGGAAAAGTGTTCAAGGAGTTTGATCTCAACGCTGGTGATCTCCTGTACATTCCTCGTGGACTTGTGCACGATGCGATTACCACGGATGAATCATCACTGCACGTGACCCTTGGTGTACTTGGATATACTTGGAGTCAGTTGCTCATCGAATCGGTGGTTAAACTCACGGAGGAAAACAAAGAGTTCCGTCATTTCGTTTCGGAAGGCATGCGATCAACAGATTATGATCAGCACTTTAAGACCTTGCTTAGCAAGCTCGAAGAAGACCTTCGAGAACGCAACGGAATTAGTCGATTCTCAAAGCAATTAGAGGAGCAAACTCCATCAGAAAACGTTGGCCACTTGCTCAACCTCATTGATTCCTCTTCGAATCAAGGTCCGGAGGAATTCGCCATCATTGAAGGAGTCTCTCTAGAAGAGAATGGCGAGGCTATCAGCTTTAAAAAAGGGTTTAAGGAAGTTTCCTTCCCTATCTTCTGTAAGAACACGTGTGAAGAACTGGTAACCCACGGAGAACGATTCTCTCGATCTCATCTCGACAAAGAGCTAGATGATGAAGGGGTTGATGTTATGATCTCTCGCTTGCTCAGGGAGGGAATCATCAAAAGAGTTTAAACGAAAAAGGCCCCTGCAAATGCAGAGGCCTTTTTAATTATATCGAGTGATTGATTACCAACCTGAGTTGCCACGATCACGGTCGTAACCTCCACGGCCACCACCACGATTGTCGCGGTCGTATCCTCCACGACCTCCGCGATCTCCACCACGGTCACCACCGCGGTCACGATCATATCCTCCGCGGTTTCCACCACGGTCACGGTCGTAGCCTCCACGGCCTCCGCCGTAGCCACCACCTCCGCGGTTATCGCGACGGAATCCGCCACCTCCACGGTTGCCCATCTCCTCACGAGGACGAGCTTCTTTAACCACCATACGACGACCGTCGTACTCCATATCGTTTAGAGCTTCGATCGCAACGCGACCAGCGTCATCATCATCCATTTCAACGAAGCCGTAGCCTTTAGAATTTCCGGTTTCGCGGTCCATGATGACCTTCGCCGATGAAACCTCTCCGTACTCTCCAAAGAGTTCCATGAGGTGGTCCTGAGTCACATTAGGGCTCAGTTTTGTAACAAAAATGTTCATATAAGAGAATTAAAAAAAATGCAGTGGGATTCCACAAAAGTGGCCTGAACTGGGGAGTTTACTTGTTATCCTGGAGATTTGACTTCGTCTAAAAAACTAAAAACAGCTCCCCTTAAATCATTGTATTAATTGCCGGATTTTTCATTCCGACAGTACGAAGGTAGACTTTTTCCACAGTCACACCTCCTTCATTGTGTAAAATTCGTGTTAATAAGGCATTGATTAACAATTAACTGAGCAATTTCCCCGCTTATTGCTTAATCAACGAGATCACTTCACCGTCCTCTGTACGAAGCAAATAGCTCCCGCTTTCGAGGCCTGATAAGTCCCAAATGGTGTTGTCATTCACCATTCCCTGACGTAATACACGTCCTTGGCTGTCGTAAATAGTTACGGTGCCCGACGTACTTACCTCGATACGTAGAGCTCCTTGAATTGGGTTCGGGTAGGCCTTTAGTTTCTTTTTCGCCAGGTAACTAACCGAGTTACTCCAGTCAACCACTACGGTGAATGATGCTGAACATACGCCATCGCTGACAGTGACCACATATTCTCCTGGGAGTAAGTTGATTGCCGTATCTCCTGTTTGACCGTTGCTCCACTCAATGGTCCATCCCGCTTCCGCGTTAGCGAAATCAATAGTCACAGAACCATCAGCTGCGTCAACAGCAGAAGCCGGAGTCTGAGTGAGCACGTAGCTCGGATTAAAGGATTGCTCTCGCAGCGATTCAAAGAAGTTGTAACCCGCGAGCATTGCAAACGGCGCACACTCGCCGTGGTCGAAATTACCTCCATCAAGCGCTTGAACAGTGGTAGAACCATTAGCGATCATCGTTTCTTCGGCGACCACAGAATTCATGTAGCCTACTTGATCATCTCCGGTACAGTAATACAAATTCGTTGGTGCGGTAGGGGCCCAGTCATATACGTCGTTATCTGCCAAAGCAAGACGCAGTGGGTGTTGTGGGTCTGTTTCAAAAGCCTCTAACACTTCAGGAACCAACATTTCAGAAGGAACATCTGGAAAGGCGTTGTTGATTTGCCCCATGGTGGTCAAACCAGTAAACAAGTCTGGAATCACCGCTGCGTATTGAGGTAGGAAGATATCCTCTAACTCTTCATAAAGGTTGCCATATACTTCTTGGTAGCTCAAGATAACGTAAGGCATGTACCCTGGTGTTGGGTAAACCTCATCACTGGTCAATACTTCGGCTTGTGAGCCAGAGATGTCATACGGACCGCTCATTGGAGCGCTTCCGGTAACCGTAAACTCATCTGAAAATTCAGTTTCAATCTTCTTGTGCAGCGCCATGGTTGCGTGACCCCCTTGAGAATACCCCCACAGGAAGAGTTGATCATCTAATTCAAAATCGAGCTCATCTTGAAGGTTGTGCGCTGCGCGAATCAAATCTAGGCTCGCATTGGCTTGTGACTCTGCATGCACGTACAAATGCATCCCTGGTGAATCTCCCAAGCCGATGTAATCAGGCATAGTGATCGCGTAA
Coding sequences within it:
- a CDS encoding methyltransferase domain-containing protein, which produces MTTNNIQDSVKNYYGEVLETKADLKTSACCPTEAMPKHLRPLVKNVHKEIKDKFYGCGSPIPHALEGMTVVDLGCGTGRDAYVLSQLVGPTGKVIGIDMTEEQLEVANRHVDYHMEKFGFNAPNIEFRHGLIEDLASAGLEDNSVDLVVSNCVINLSADKTKVFKEIFRVLKPGGEMYFSDVFSGRRIPKAIAEDDVLLGECLGGAMYTEDFRRALRNLGCLDYRVVSSGVIDIEDEELYAKAGMIDFYSLTVRTFKVDFEDICEDYGHVAYYNGTIPHAPHSFVLDDHHEFQTGMPVPVCGNTARMLADTRFASHFRVVGDFSTHFGPFDKGSDESKGNDLPAACC
- a CDS encoding cupin domain-containing protein, which translates into the protein MFDINQLFSPLSWAEFISEYFEKKHLLISRNDPHYYDEVVTLEDVDEVIFSQKINHPAFRVVDSKTGEFPDPRRYTQNGTSSINPVEFCREYTEGGTLALAGMQHHVRSLRAFCNNLQRAYGHPTQTNLYLTPQDAQGFSPHYDNHDVIVLQIHGKKHWRLYESDMNLPDKSMPFQKEGFTPGKVFKEFDLNAGDLLYIPRGLVHDAITTDESSLHVTLGVLGYTWSQLLIESVVKLTEENKEFRHFVSEGMRSTDYDQHFKTLLSKLEEDLRERNGISRFSKQLEEQTPSENVGHLLNLIDSSSNQGPEEFAIIEGVSLEENGEAISFKKGFKEVSFPIFCKNTCEELVTHGERFSRSHLDKELDDEGVDVMISRLLREGIIKRV
- a CDS encoding RNA recognition motif domain-containing protein — its product is MNIFVTKLSPNVTQDHLMELFGEYGEVSSAKVIMDRETGNSKGYGFVEMDDDDAGRVAIEALNDMEYDGRRMVVKEARPREEMGNRGGGGFRRDNRGGGGYGGGRGGYDRDRGGNRGGYDRDRGGDRGGDRGGRGGYDRDNRGGGRGGYDRDRGNSGW
- a CDS encoding T9SS type A sorting domain-containing protein, with the protein product MKRLLLSLILTILVSFSYAQDVELLDHYTVDEITEILQDFGLNSDLVNLQHEVDFYKVTYQTIHPNGDSVQVTGAFCLPSDLDCPLPLSSYQHGTVALKINVPSYQNYESRLGLLYASAGYAITMPDYIGLGDSPGMHLYVHAESQANASLDLIRAAHNLQDELDFELDDQLFLWGYSQGGHATMALHKKIETEFSDEFTVTGSAPMSGPYDISGSQAEVLTSDEVYPTPGYMPYVILSYQEVYGNLYEELEDIFLPQYAAVIPDLFTGLTTMGQINNAFPDVPSEMLVPEVLEAFETDPQHPLRLALADNDVYDWAPTAPTNLYYCTGDDQVGYMNSVVAEETMIANGSTTVQALDGGNFDHGECAPFAMLAGYNFFESLREQSFNPSYVLTQTPASAVDAADGSVTIDFANAEAGWTIEWSNGQTGDTAINLLPGEYVVTVSDGVCSASFTVVVDWSNSVSYLAKKKLKAYPNPIQGALRIEVSTSGTVTIYDSQGRVLRQGMVNDNTIWDLSGLESGSYLLRTEDGEVISLIKQ